The proteins below come from a single Argentina anserina chromosome 1, drPotAnse1.1, whole genome shotgun sequence genomic window:
- the LOC126805510 gene encoding probable vacuolar amino acid transporter YPQ2 — translation MPLSYCVAERKPCVRWVERYFKDCLCNLGDDFSFGFGLVSLVCWGVAEIPQIITNFQTKSSHGVSLAFLLTWVAGDVFNLMGCLLEPATLPTQYYTALLYTTSTVVLVLQTLYYDYFYSWWKCGKVSVNQLAQDEKEDYRKPLNPETVDSAGVPIPNAFLKATPRKEFYYTSARSLAGSGTPPFRTYMRVARSGPSLTIDSDSSSEDESAPVTSKNSVTTSQPRPIPRSVGYGAFLATSLNLPFGSKAMTQVLYIGLTGRKLLQEHSVGHSVYGQWLGWLMAAIYMGGRLPQIWLNIKRGSVEGLNPLMFVFALIANVTYVASILVRTIEWDSIKANMAWLLDAAVCVALDLFIILQYMYYRHWRNRTRSGGDEDNIYHNEQEKAVGA, via the exons ATGCCGCTGTCTTACTGTGTAGCAGAGAGAAAGCCCTGCGTCCGTTGGGTTGAGAGGTACTTCAAGGACTGCCTCTGTAATCTCGGCGATGATTTTTCTTTCGGTTTTGGACTCGTCAGCTTGGTTTGTTGGGGAGTTGCAGAAATCCCTCAGATCATCACCAACTTTCAGACCAAGTCCAGCCATGGTGTCTCTCTCGCTTTCCTCCTCACTTGGGTTGCCGG GGATGTGTTTAATCTGATGGGATGTCTTCTGGAACCAGCAACC TTGCCTACCCAGTACTACACAGCTCTG CTTTACACAACAAGCACCGTAGTGTTGGTGTTGCAAACCCTGTACTATGATTACTTCTATTCATGGTGGAAATGTGGCAAAGTCTCAGTGAACCAATTGGCACAA GATGAGAAAGAAGATTACAGAAAACCATTGAATCCTGAGACGGTTGATTCTGCAGGCGTCCCAATACCGAATGCTTTTCTCAAAGCCACTCCTAGAAAAGAGTTCTACTATAC GTCAGCTAGATCTCTGGCGGGTAGCGGTACCCCGCCGTTTCGAACGTATATGAGGGTAGCCAGAAGTGGTCCTTCATTGACAATAGACAGTGACTCATCTTCGGAGGACGAGTCTGCTCCAGTTACATCAAAGAACTCTGTTACGACTTCCCAACCCCGGCCAATTCCAAGATCG GTAGGTTATGGGGCCTTCTTAGCTACATCACTTAACTTGCCCTTCGGAAGCAAGGCTATGACACAAGTTTTATACATAGGACTTACTGGGAGAAAGCTATTACAG GAACACTCAGTTGGGCATAGTGTTTATGGCCAATGGTTGGGGTGGCTGATGGCTGCTATATACATGGGTGGGCGACTACCTCAGATTTGGTTAAAC ATTAAGAGAGGGAGCGTGGAG GGCTTGAATCCTTTAATGTTCGTCTTTGCACTGATTGCAAATGTCACTTACGTGGCGAG CATACTTGTAAGAACAATCGAGTGGGATAGCATTAAAGCTAATATGGCATGGTTGCTCGATGCTGCAGTTTGCGTGGCACTCGACTTATTT
- the LOC126800796 gene encoding uncharacterized protein LOC126800796, whose translation MLFRGVLCKGCYMAPIRKYSSGAKKRKEVQRREALKKSINEQAQASTDANENVEASQGLNEEHDLNEEPDLNEEPVLHQSVNDSGGGEEPDVLVNEDDMVVVEEDQQDAEFTFPFDVDDPGNWGEIKQNVIDFLVERGPKRENDFTYHVDDLGRHFSSSQYFRIFPNGEKRNKRWLVYSISLDKVFCFCCKLFKKNHNKSILGKLANEGLNDWRNIGQRLASHEKNGHHINCFTSWVELKTRLKKHATIDQENNLAFRGDNEKLYEERNEIFLQMIEMIAKFDPVMQEHVRRVSKKETHYHYLSHKIQNEIIQLLANEVKASVIATIKEAVYYSVILGCTLDASHEEQMSLIIRCVDVTSSLIVVREFFLQFLKVDDTLGLGLFNELKNALHNHKLNIGNIRGQGYDNGTNMRGKHKGVQNMLLEVNPRVLYTPCGCHSLNLAISDMANCDDKADYFFRVVQRIYSFFSSSTKRWQVFKDYVQGLTLKPLSETRWESRVESVKAFRFQAPKIRDALAYMGKNGVDSKTRSDAQCLAKHEMENFEFLFGMIIWYELLNAINIVSKLLQSEDMHVDVAVQELAKLISFVQNYRENGFDKALIRAKEITSEMGIAAEFREKRPIKKKKHFDKSDSDNEEVTQAALESFKWEKLKSTDDEILMNFCMNLEKLFKDVDESDIIGAELFEELSYLKGSIPKEARRAVDVLSYLKQMDGCYPNAWIAYKLLLTILVTVACAERSFSKLKLIKSYLQSTMSQERLNGLAMLSIEKELVEKLECSCLINNF comes from the exons ATGTTGTTCAGAGGAGTACTCTGTAAAG GGTGCTATATGGCTCCAATCAGGAAGTATTCTTCTGGggctaaaaaaagaaaagaggttCAGAGGAGGGAGGCGCTAAAGAAG tcAATTAATGAACAAGCACAAGCTTCTACAGATGCGAATGAGAATGTCGAAGCAAGTCAAGGTTTGAATGAGGAACACGATTTGAACGAGGAACCAGATTTGAATGAGGAACCAGTCCTTCATCAATCTGTTAATGATAGTGGTGGAGGGGAAGAACCAGATGTTTTGGTAAATGAGGACGACATGGTTGTTGTTGAAGAGGATCAACAAGATGCTGAATTTACTTTTCCATTTGATGTTGATGATCCTGGAAATTGGGGTGAGATTAAGCAAAATGTCATAGACTTTTTGGTTGAAAGGGGTCCTAAAAGAGAGAATGATTTCACATATCATGTTGATGACTTGGGGAGACATTTTAGTTCCTCACAATATTTTCGTATCTTTCCTAATGGCGAAAAGCGGAACAAGAGGTGGCTTGTGTACTCGATTTCCTTGGACAAGGTGTTTTGCTTTTGTTGTAAATTGTTCAAGAAAAATCACAACAAGAGTATACTGGGTAAACTTGCAAATGAAGGATTGAATGATTGGAGGAATATCGGTCAAAGGCTTGCTAGTCATGAAAAAAATGGTCATCACATCAACTGCTTTACTAGTTGGGTCGAATTGAAAACAAGATTGAAAAAGCATGCCACAATTGATCAAG AAAACAATTTAGCCTTTCGTGGGGATAATGAAAAATTGTATGAGGAGAGAAATGAAATTTTCTTACAAATGATTGAGATGATTGCTAAATTTGATCCGGTGATGCAAGAACATGTTCGACGTGTGTCAAAGAAGGAAACTCATTACCATTATTTGAGTCACAAGATCCAAAATGAAATTATTCAACTACTAGCAAATGAGGTAAAGGCTTCCGTCATTGCAACAATCAAAGAAGCAGTGTATTATTCTGTTATACTTGGTTGCACTCTAGATGCAAGTCATGAGGAACAAATGTCTCTTATCATCCGGTGTGTTGATGTTACATCAAGTCTGATTGTGGTAAGAgagttttttttacaatttctaAAAGTGGATGATACATTGGGACTTGGATTGTTTAATGAGCTTAAGAATGCATTGCACAATCATAAACTCAATATTGGTAATATACGAGGACAAGGATATGATAATGGTACTAATATGAGGGGCAAACACAAAGGTGTGCAGAACATGCTTCTTGAGGTAAATCCTAGAGTATTATATACCCCTTGTGGTTGTCATAGTTTGAATCTTGCTATTTCTGATATGGCTAATTGTGATGACAAAGCTGATTATTTTTTTAGAGTGGTGCAACGAATATACTCATTCTTCTCATCTTCTACAAAGCGATGGCAAGTGTTCAAGGACTATGTGCAGGGTCTTACTCTTAAGCCATTATCTGAAACACGATGGGAAAGTCGTGTTGAAAGTGTGAAAGCATTTAGATTCCAAGCTCCCAAAATAAGAGATGCATTAGCTTACATGGGGAAAAATGGTGTTGATTCTAAAACAAGGTCTGATGCTCAATGCTTGGCGAAACATGAGATGGAGAATTTTGAGTTCTTATTTGGCATGATTATTTGGTATGAACTGTTGAATGCTATCAATATTGTGAGTAAACTTCTTCAATCAGAGGACATGCACGTCGATGTTGCTGTTCAGGAATTGGCAAAGCTTATTTCTTTTGTGCAGAACTATAGAGAAAATGGATTTGATAAGGCCTTGATCAGAGCTAAAGAAATTACAAGTGAGATGGGAATTGCAGCTGAATTTCGTGAAAAGAGACCcattaagaagaagaagcatttTGACAAAAGCGACAGTGACAATGAAGAGGTGACACAAGCTGCTCTCGAATCATTTAAG TGGGAGAAGTTGAAGTCCACAGATGATGAAATATTGATGAACTTTTGTATGAATCTTGAAAAGTTGTTCAAGGATGTTGATGAATCTGACATTATTGGGGCTGAACTATTTGAAGAGTTGAGCTATTTGAAAGGGTCTATACCAAAAGAAGCACGAAGAGCAGTTGATGTGTTGAGCTACTTGAAGCAAATGGATGGTTGCTACCCAAATGCTTGGATTGCCTACAAACTTTTGTTAACCATACTTGTTACTGTTGCATGTGCTGAGAGAAGCTTTTCGAAGTTAAAGTTGATCAAATCTTATCTTCAATCAACTATGTCTCAAGAAAGACTGAATGGTTTGGCTATGTTATCAATTGAAAAGGAGTTGGTGGAAAAACTTGAGTGTTCGTGCTTAATTAACAATTTTTGA